A DNA window from Malus domestica chromosome 12, GDT2T_hap1 contains the following coding sequences:
- the LOC103414125 gene encoding protein BONZAI 3-like isoform X2 encodes MGGCFSDVRGGKDAVGGALPRPTEPNAKNDGAHNDAIEFFYRAHGAYPLFTQLELSFSASKLLDLDVTSKSDPMVVVYLKKNDGKLEELGRTEVILNNLNPVWIQKVSVAYQFEMVQNLIFRVYDVDTQYHNVPVKTLNLRDQEFLGEGSCVLSEIVTKQNRSLTLTLNGKNGLGGLRNFGTLTVHAEETIASTSAVEIKFRCAHLDNKDLFSKSDPFLRISRTVETGGSIPICKTEVVDNNLNPTWKPLCLSMQQFGSKDTPLVFECFDFNSNGNHILIGKLQKSVADLEKLFKEKSGVNFFIPSSRAGHEKVLKGQLFVDQFCEKEQFSFVDYISSGFELNFMVAVDFTGSNGDPRKPESLHYIDPYGRLNSYQQVITEVGQVIQFYDADKSFPAWGFGGRTANGTVSHCFNLNGNASESEVVGVEGIMAAYANALRNVALSGPTLFGQVVNRAAEIAARSLSSNNNKYYVLLIITDGILTDLQETKDALVRASNLPLSILIVGVGNADFKQMEILDADNGQRLESSTGRIATRDIVQFVPMRDVQSGQISVVQGLLEELPGQFLSYMRSMDIKPLTFNAAAQASSA; translated from the exons TTATCCTTTTCAGCATCCAAGCTGCTTGATCTTGATGTCACTTCAAAG AGTGATCCTATGGTGGTTGTATACCTCAAGAAGAATGATGGTAAGCTAGAGGAACTCGGGAGAACTGAAGTCATACTGAACAATTTAAATCCGGTATGGATACAGAAAGTTTCAGTAGCTTATCAGTTCGAGATGGTGCAGAATTTGAT ATTCCGTGTCTACGATGTTGATACACAATACCACAATGTACCTGTAAAG ACTCTGAATTTGAGGGATCAAGAGTTTCTTGGAGAAGGCAGTTGTGTTCTTTCAGAG ATTGTGACTAAACAAAATCGAAGTTTAACATTGACTCTGAACGGCAAAAACGGGCTTGGAGGTTTGAGAAACTTTGGAACACTCACCGTGCATGCCGAGGAAACTATTGCTTCTACGAGTGCTGTAGAGATTAAATTCCGCTGTGCCCACTTGGACAACAAAGATCTCTTTTCTAAAAGC GATCCTTTCTTAAGAATATCAAGAACTGTTGAGACTGGGGGTTCTATTCCAATTTGCAAGACTGAGGTGGTGGATAACAATTTAAACCCGACCTGGAAACCATTATGCCTGAGTATGCAACAGTTCGGAAGCAAG GACACCCCACtggtttttgagtgttttgatttcAACAGCAATGGCAACCACATTCTTATTGG GAAACTCCAAAAATCAGTAGCAGACCTTGAAAAACTATTCAAAGAAAAAAGTGGGGTGAACTTTTTTATTCCATCTTCTCGTGCGGGTCATGAAAAG GTTTTGAAGGGTCAGCTATTTGTGGATCAATTTTGTGAGAAAGAACAATTCAGCTTTGTTGACTATATATCTAGTGGATTTGAGCTTAACTTCATGGTTGCAGTTGATTTTACGG GTTCAAATGGAGATCCTAGAAAGCCCGAGTCTTTGCACTATATTGATCCTTATGGCCGGCTGAATTCTTACCAGCAG GTTATAACAGAAGTAGGACAAGTCATTCAGTTCTATGATGCTGATAAGAGTTTTCCTGCTTGGGGCTTTGGAGGAAGGACGGCTAATGGAACTGTATCACACTGCTTCAACTTGAATGGAAATGCAAGTGAATCTGAG GTTGTCGGAGTTGAAGGCATAATGGCTGCTTATGCCAATGCTCTACGCAATGTTGCTCTGTCAGGACCGACGTTGTTTGGCCAAGTGGTTAACAGGGCTGCTGAAATTGCCGCCAGGTCCCTCTCGTCCAACAACAACAAGTACTACGTCTTGCTCATTATAACA GATGGAATCCTCACTGACCTTCAAGAAACAAAAGATGCTTTGGTGAGGGCATCTAATCTTCCTCTATCAATCCTCATCGTTGGAGTTGGTAACGCGGATTTCAAACAAATGGAG ATCCTTGACGCTGACAACGGGCAACGATTAGAAAGTTCTACAGGTCGCATAGCTACGCGTGACATTGTCCAGTTCGTTCCAATGAGAGATGTGCAGA GTGGGCAGATTTCTGTTGTTCAAGGTCTTCTGGAAGAGCTGCCCGGACAGTTTTTGAGTTACATGCGTTCCATGGACATCAAGCCGCTCACCTTCAATGCCGCTGCCCAAGCATCATCTGCCTGA
- the LOC103414125 gene encoding protein BONZAI 3-like isoform X1 — protein sequence MGGCFSDVRGGKDAVGGALPRPTEPNAKNDGAHNDAIEFFYRAHGAYPLFTQLELSFSASKLLDLDVTSKSDPMVVVYLKKNDGKLEELGRTEVILNNLNPVWIQKVSVAYQFEMVQNLIFRVYDVDTQYHNVPVKTLNLRDQEFLGEGSCVLSEIVTKQNRSLTLTLNGKNGLGGLRNFGTLTVHAEETIASTSAVEIKFRCAHLDNKDLFSKSDPFLRISRTVETGGSIPICKTEVVDNNLNPTWKPLCLSMQQFGSKDTPLVFECFDFNSNGNHILIGKLQKSVADLEKLFKEKSGVNFFIPSSRAGHEKVLKGQLFVDQFCEKEQFSFVDYISSGFELNFMVAVDFTGSNGDPRKPESLHYIDPYGRLNSYQQVITEVGQVIQFYDADKSFPAWGFGGRTANGTVSHCFNLNGNASESEVVGVEGIMAAYANALRNVALSGPTLFGQVVNRAAEIAARSLSSNNNKYYVLLIITDGILTDLQETKDALVRASNLPLSILIVGVGNADFKQMEILDADNGQRLESSTGRIATRDIVQFVPMRDVQTGGQISVVQGLLEELPGQFLSYMRSMDIKPLTFNAAAQASSA from the exons TTATCCTTTTCAGCATCCAAGCTGCTTGATCTTGATGTCACTTCAAAG AGTGATCCTATGGTGGTTGTATACCTCAAGAAGAATGATGGTAAGCTAGAGGAACTCGGGAGAACTGAAGTCATACTGAACAATTTAAATCCGGTATGGATACAGAAAGTTTCAGTAGCTTATCAGTTCGAGATGGTGCAGAATTTGAT ATTCCGTGTCTACGATGTTGATACACAATACCACAATGTACCTGTAAAG ACTCTGAATTTGAGGGATCAAGAGTTTCTTGGAGAAGGCAGTTGTGTTCTTTCAGAG ATTGTGACTAAACAAAATCGAAGTTTAACATTGACTCTGAACGGCAAAAACGGGCTTGGAGGTTTGAGAAACTTTGGAACACTCACCGTGCATGCCGAGGAAACTATTGCTTCTACGAGTGCTGTAGAGATTAAATTCCGCTGTGCCCACTTGGACAACAAAGATCTCTTTTCTAAAAGC GATCCTTTCTTAAGAATATCAAGAACTGTTGAGACTGGGGGTTCTATTCCAATTTGCAAGACTGAGGTGGTGGATAACAATTTAAACCCGACCTGGAAACCATTATGCCTGAGTATGCAACAGTTCGGAAGCAAG GACACCCCACtggtttttgagtgttttgatttcAACAGCAATGGCAACCACATTCTTATTGG GAAACTCCAAAAATCAGTAGCAGACCTTGAAAAACTATTCAAAGAAAAAAGTGGGGTGAACTTTTTTATTCCATCTTCTCGTGCGGGTCATGAAAAG GTTTTGAAGGGTCAGCTATTTGTGGATCAATTTTGTGAGAAAGAACAATTCAGCTTTGTTGACTATATATCTAGTGGATTTGAGCTTAACTTCATGGTTGCAGTTGATTTTACGG GTTCAAATGGAGATCCTAGAAAGCCCGAGTCTTTGCACTATATTGATCCTTATGGCCGGCTGAATTCTTACCAGCAG GTTATAACAGAAGTAGGACAAGTCATTCAGTTCTATGATGCTGATAAGAGTTTTCCTGCTTGGGGCTTTGGAGGAAGGACGGCTAATGGAACTGTATCACACTGCTTCAACTTGAATGGAAATGCAAGTGAATCTGAG GTTGTCGGAGTTGAAGGCATAATGGCTGCTTATGCCAATGCTCTACGCAATGTTGCTCTGTCAGGACCGACGTTGTTTGGCCAAGTGGTTAACAGGGCTGCTGAAATTGCCGCCAGGTCCCTCTCGTCCAACAACAACAAGTACTACGTCTTGCTCATTATAACA GATGGAATCCTCACTGACCTTCAAGAAACAAAAGATGCTTTGGTGAGGGCATCTAATCTTCCTCTATCAATCCTCATCGTTGGAGTTGGTAACGCGGATTTCAAACAAATGGAG ATCCTTGACGCTGACAACGGGCAACGATTAGAAAGTTCTACAGGTCGCATAGCTACGCGTGACATTGTCCAGTTCGTTCCAATGAGAGATGTGCAGA CAGGTGGGCAGATTTCTGTTGTTCAAGGTCTTCTGGAAGAGCTGCCCGGACAGTTTTTGAGTTACATGCGTTCCATGGACATCAAGCCGCTCACCTTCAATGCCGCTGCCCAAGCATCATCTGCCTGA